A region of Thermobifida halotolerans DNA encodes the following proteins:
- a CDS encoding TspO/MBR family protein translates to MSVTTRSTPYRALAAGAAFAAAVLATAVVGGLASAGSASVYTELDLPVWAPPSWLFTPVWTVLYVLIAVSGWLVWRASGWRGAAAALTVYAVQLVLNALWPVLFFGAGQYGPAFAEIVLLWVSIVAVVALFRRHSVTASLLLLPYLAWVTYAGALNLAIWTAN, encoded by the coding sequence ATGTCCGTGACCACACGGTCCACTCCGTACCGGGCACTCGCGGCGGGAGCCGCCTTCGCGGCCGCCGTGCTGGCCACCGCCGTGGTGGGCGGACTGGCCTCGGCGGGCTCCGCCTCGGTCTACACCGAACTGGACCTGCCCGTCTGGGCTCCGCCGAGCTGGCTGTTCACTCCCGTCTGGACGGTGCTGTACGTGCTCATCGCCGTGTCGGGGTGGCTGGTGTGGCGCGCCTCCGGGTGGCGCGGGGCCGCGGCGGCCCTGACGGTCTACGCCGTCCAACTGGTGCTGAACGCCCTGTGGCCCGTGCTGTTCTTCGGCGCCGGGCAGTACGGTCCGGCCTTCGCCGAGATCGTGCTGCTGTGGGTCTCGATCGTGGCGGTGGTCGCGCTGTTTCGCAGGCACAGCGTGACCGCGTCCCTCCTGCTGCTGCCCTATCTGGCCTGGGTGACCTACGCGGGCGCGCTGAACCTGGCGATCTGGACGGCCAACTGA
- a CDS encoding SAM-dependent methyltransferase has translation MRLAEIFERVVGADAPIRFRAYDGSTAGDPDSEVALVVRTPAALNYLAQSPGALGLTRAYVAGHIDVEGDMYTALRAMADLVLSERIALSPGEMLRIARSIGWVKFVNRLPPPPQEVRRSLLSGLGTRHSRSRDAEAIHHHYDVSNAFYELVLGESMTYTCAVYPTPDAALEQAQFHKYELVSRKLGLTAGMRLLDVGCGWGGMVMHAAREHGVRALGVTLSKEQAEWAQKRIAQEGLGDLAEVRHMDYRDVPDGHYDAISSIGLTEHVGKKNVPAYFASLYAKLTPGGRLLNHCITRPRNDLPPFTRGGVINRYVFPDGELEGPGWLQSAMNDAGFEIRHQENLREHYARTLRDWSANLDRNWDAAVREVGAGTARVWRLYMAGCVLGFERNVVQLHQILGVKLDGTDARMPLRPDFEPPLP, from the coding sequence ATGCGGCTGGCGGAGATATTCGAACGGGTCGTGGGGGCCGACGCGCCCATCCGTTTCCGTGCCTACGACGGCAGTACCGCAGGTGACCCCGACAGTGAGGTCGCCCTCGTCGTCCGCACCCCCGCGGCGCTGAACTATCTCGCCCAGTCGCCCGGCGCGCTCGGACTGACCAGGGCCTACGTGGCGGGACACATCGACGTCGAGGGCGACATGTACACCGCCCTGAGGGCCATGGCCGACCTGGTGCTCAGCGAGCGGATCGCGCTGTCCCCCGGGGAGATGCTGCGGATCGCCCGCAGCATCGGCTGGGTCAAGTTCGTCAACCGGCTGCCCCCGCCGCCGCAGGAGGTGCGCCGCTCCCTGCTGTCCGGTCTGGGAACCCGCCACTCCAGGAGCCGCGACGCCGAAGCCATCCACCACCACTACGATGTCTCCAACGCCTTCTACGAACTGGTGCTGGGCGAGTCGATGACCTACACCTGCGCGGTCTACCCGACCCCCGACGCCGCCCTGGAGCAGGCCCAGTTCCACAAGTACGAGCTGGTCTCGCGCAAGCTCGGCCTCACCGCGGGCATGCGGCTGCTCGACGTGGGATGCGGGTGGGGCGGCATGGTCATGCACGCCGCCCGCGAGCACGGCGTCAGGGCGCTGGGCGTGACCCTGTCCAAGGAGCAGGCCGAGTGGGCGCAGAAGCGGATCGCCCAGGAGGGACTCGGCGACCTGGCCGAGGTGCGCCACATGGACTACCGGGACGTCCCCGACGGCCACTACGACGCGATCAGCTCGATCGGCCTGACCGAGCACGTCGGCAAGAAGAACGTCCCCGCCTACTTCGCGTCGCTGTACGCCAAGCTCACCCCGGGGGGCAGGCTGCTCAACCACTGCATCACCCGCCCCCGCAACGACCTGCCGCCGTTCACACGGGGCGGGGTCATCAACCGCTACGTCTTCCCCGACGGGGAACTGGAGGGGCCCGGCTGGCTGCAGTCGGCGATGAACGACGCCGGGTTCGAGATCCGCCACCAGGAGAACCTGCGGGAGCACTACGCGCGGACCCTGCGGGACTGGTCGGCCAATCTGGACCGCAACTGGGACGCGGCGGTCCGGGAGGTGGGAGCGGGCACCGCCCGGGTGTGGCGGCTGTACATGGCCGGCTGCGTGCTGGGCTTCGAGCGCAACGTCGTCCAACTGCACCAGATCCTGGGGGTGAAGCTCGACGGGACCGACGCGCGCATGCCGCTGCGTCCCGACTTCGAGCCGCCGCTGCCCTGA